A window of Sedimentibacter sp. MB31-C6 genomic DNA:
CTTTGTTCAGTTACATAGATAATAGATTTAGCTAAATAATCTCTTTCTTTTAATGCTGCTAGTCCTGAAGCCTGTGCTATTGTCGATACATTCCAAGGAGGTCCTGAATTTTTTAGGCCTCTTATAATTTCAGTATTTGATGACAAGCAGTATCCAAGTCTAAGTCCTGGTATAGCATATGTTTTAGTAAATGCCTTTAAAATAATAAGATTATCATATTTTTTTAAAATATTACTTACACTGTACTTTTCTTTATCTTCAACAAAATCTAAAAAACATTCGTCTATAACGACAACTACACCTATGCTCTTACTGTGAGAAATTATTGTTTCTAACAATTTTTTATCTGTTATTTGACCAGTAGGATTATTTGGGTTGCAAATAAATACAATATCGACTTCATCATTAATGCTATTTAATATTTTATCTGTAACTTTAAAATCATCTTCTTCAATAAGATTAAAATACTTTATATTAGTACCTACTGTTTTCAAAGCTTGTTCATATTCACTGAATGTAGGTGCCAATAGAAACCCATTATGAGGAATGAAATTAAGAGCTATTCTATATATTGCTTCAGCTGCACCATTAGAAGTAAATATCCATTCTACTGGTATATTTTCATATATAGATATGCTATTTACTAATTCTCTACAATTTATATCAGGATATCTATTTGAGTATTTTATTGAATCTATTGCTGCTCTCTGAACGCCTTTTGGTATTCCTAAAGGATTAATATTTGATGAAAAATCAATTATTTTATTTTCACTTATTCCTAATTTTCTTGCTGCAGTGTAAATATCTGCACCGTGTTGTTTTTTTTTCATTATTACACCTACCTAGTCATTACTGTTATAGAATTATCTTAATTACCAGTCCTATTATCAGACAAATTAATGATGTTGCATACATTAACTCATTTGCCCTTTTTATATCTTCTGTTTTAATTTCCCTTATATCGTCGCCAATAGTTGGTTTAGATACTAATTTCCCACCATAGTAGTTGTTTCCTCCAAGCATAATACTTAATGCTCCAGCACATACTGACTCTGTCTGGGCTGAATTTGGACTTCTATGATTAAATCTGTCTCTTTTATAAATTTTATATGCATTTTTATAATCTATTTTTAAAAAATAAGATGCTATAATCATTAAATTAGCTGATATCCTTGAAGGTATATAATTTACAACATCATCAGCAATAGCTGAAAATCTCCCTATGTTAATATACTTTTCATTTTTATATCCAACCATGGAATCTAAAGTATTTATTGCTTTATACATAAATCCCAAAGGTGCTCCTCCTATTAAAATAAATATTATTGGAGCAATAACACCATCTGATGTATTTTCTGCAATTGTTTCAACAGTCGCCTTTATTATTGATTGTGAATCAAGATCTTCAGTATCACGTCCCACAATGTAAGATAACAATCTACGAGATTCAATAATATTATTCTGCTTTAGCGTATAATAAACTTTCATACTTTCATCTTTCAAACTTTTAGTTGCAAGAATATAGTAGTTCATTATGCTTTCTATTATTATTGCTGCAACAATATTTATCTCTGATACAAAAAATAAAATTACGTAAGGTATAATAAATGATATCCCTACAACAATTAACCACAGTATTATTCCAGCCCTTATTTCAGAATGTTGATTATCACAGTTTTTTCTCAACCTTTTTTCGATACTATTAATTGTTTTTCCTAATAGTCTTATCGGATGCGGAAATCCTTGAGGATCTCCAAAAATTAAATCTAATATGTAACCTATTCCTAATGAAATCATTGTTTTATCCTTTTTTCATATTCTATAATTTACCTTTACCACTTATTATATATATTGGATTTTGACCAATCATCATATCATGAATTCCTGCTTTTTTAGACTTTGATACTGATACATTAACTATTTCAACATCAACAAATTTATACTTTCTCATACACTTTAATGCTTCATTTAAGCTTTGCAATGATATAGCATTTATTACAATGCTTACAAAGGGATTTTTATTTAATACAACTTTTATTATTTCTTCTAATTTTCCAGCACTACCTCCAATAAATACACAATCAGGTTTTGGAAGGTTAATTAACCCATTTGGTGCAGCAGCATTCACTAACTCAATATTATATGCTTTAAACTTTTTAATATTTTGTTTAATCAATTCTATTGCACTTTCATTTTTTTCAATAGAATATATAGAGCCATTATATAGTTTTAGTGCAATTTCAATAGATACAGTACCTGTTCCTGCTCCAATATCATATACAATTGAATCGTTAGACAAATTAAGTTTACTTATGGAAACAGTTCTAACTTCAGATTTTGTCATTGGAACCTTGCCTGAGATAAAATCTAAATCCTTAATAGAGCGTAATCCTAAATTCTTTTCTAAAGCTTCATCATTATGTATAATCATTACAGCAAGATTTCCAAATTGCATTTTAGCAATTTTTGATGCCTTATCTTCTACAATTCTTTCTTCGTTATATGAAAGATTTTCACCAACACTTACCAAAAGATGCCCTAAATTTTTAGACACAAGAATCTCACATATATTATTAGGTTTTAAATCTCCGCCTGTTAAAATAAATACTTTCTTATTAAACATAACATTTGAAATAATATTAATTTTTCTTCCATGGGCACTAACATATTTTATATCTTCCCAAGACAAGTTTAACTTTGAACAAAAATACTGCAATGAACTTAATGCTGATATATTTTCAACATAAATATTATTCTTAGTTAATATATCTGTCAGTTTTTTTGAAAGACTATAAAATCCTGTATCTCCTGAAACTAAGACACTAAACTTGTTATGCTTACTATTTAATATATATCTATATATTTCTTCTGGATTAATACTTTCAAAAATTTGTTTATTTAAATTAGAAAAGCTATTTATCATCCTTGTTGCTCCAATAATACAATCTGATGATTCTATAGCTTCTATAGTTGCTTTACTTAATAAATCTTCATTACCAATCCCATATCCAACAATGCAAACTTTTTTCATTTTATTAGCTCCCTGAAAATATTACAAATTTCTTTTAATGTCATACCTTCCTCATGTGGTTTTCTAATGACTAGACATTTTGTTCTAGAATTTATACATGCTTGTACTTTTTCATTAAATCCTCCAGTATTAGAACTTTCTTTAGTTACTAAATATTTTATATCTAAACCATTAATCAAAGCACTATTCATTTCTTCAGTAAAAGGTCCTTGCATGCATATTATATTTTTATTTTTGTAACCTAAATCAATACACCTTTTTAATGAACTTTCCATTGGAAGTATTCTAACGAAAATTCTATCCTCATAATTCATTATTTTTGTAAATTCATCAAGATCTTTACTTCCTGTAGTTAATAAAATATTCCCTGAACAATTATTTAAATAATTTATAATTTCAATTAATTCATCAAAATATATATAGTTATTATTGTATTCAGCAGATTCTCTAATAATCCTAAAATAATTAATGTTACAATATGTTGTAGACTTAATTAAGTTTTCTGTAACTATTCTTGCAAAAGGATGAGTGGCATCCACGACATAGTCGTATTTATTATTTGAAAATAAATATATCATTTCTTTATCGTCTATTCGTCTTTGATAAATTCTGATATTTTTAATATTTTCAATAAATTGTTGTCCATAATTGGTAGTAATAAACAAATCTGCTTTTAAATTTATTTGTGACAAATACTTTGCAAACAACCTACCTTCTGTAGTACCACCAAATATACAAATACGTGGATTTTTCATCACATTTTACCTTTTCTATATTCATGAGTAAAATTTGGGTTGTATAATTCGCTTCTATTGTAATCATTACCTAGAAAATTACCAATTAGAATTAAAGCTGTTTTATTTATATTGTTTTTTTTCATAGTTTGTGGAAGGGTTTCAATTGTACACTTAAATATTTTTTCATCTGGCCATGTCGCTTTATATACTACTGCAACAGGAGTTTCCGGCTCATATCCTCCTGCAACTAATTCAGCAGATAATTTATCTGTTAAATTAGAACTTAGAAATAAAACCATAGTTGATTTATGGACTGCAAAAGAACGTATACTCTCCCTTTCAGGCACAGGAGTTCTTCCCTCCATACGTGTTATAATTACAGATTGACTAACACTAGGTAATGTATACTCTGCCCCTAAAGCAGCAGCAGCTCCACAGAAAGAGCTTACTCCTGGCACAACCTCATATTCAATTTTTAGTTTATTTAACATATCAATTTGCTCTCTAATTGCCCCGTATATACTTGCATCTCCTGTATGCAATCTAACAGTCATCTTATTTTCTTTTTCTGCAATTTTAACTACATCTATAACTTCTTCTAAAGTCATATGTGCACTATTATAAATTTTACAGTTCTTTTTTGTATATTGTAAAAGTTCAGGATTTACTAATGAACCTGCATATATTACAACATCTGCCTTGCATAACAATTTTTGTCCTCTTATAGTAATTAAATCTACTGCTCCAGGACCTGCTCCTACAAAATATAACATATTTAATCTCCTTTAATCTAAAATTCCAAAATTATTTGAAAAAATTATAACTTTATTTTTATTTTATTATCAACCCTTTTACTTATATAATATTATTTCATTTTCTATTAGCGATTTTTTTATATCTATAATTCTTTGATTAGTAGAACCTCTGAACCTAAGATTGTTTTGAAAAAACTTCTCATCGTATCTACCGTCAACTAATACATCGCAAAATTTCAGCAGCTTAAAATATTTTTTATTTTTTAGTATCTCTTCATAGGTGTGTCCGCTGTATATCCATATATCCTTACAGGTATTGGTTTTGATTTTTTCAGCAAGCACAGCAAGAGGCTCCGCTTGCATCATTGGCTCGCCGCCTATAAATGTAATGTTGGTAAAGGTTCCTATAATTTTTTCAAAGACTTCATCAATTTTCATGGCATATCCCGAATTAATGTCCCAGAGTTCTTTATTATGACATCCTTCACATCTTAAATCACACCCGCTTAAATAGAGAGCCATTCTTCAATACAGTCTCAACTTTGTCATCAGGTTTTAATTTTTCGCTTTCAAGCCACATTCCCGACATAAGCATAGGAAATTGCTTTTTTATTGCAGTACTCTGAAATACATATCTGTCATAAAGCTGTTCTGCAGACACGTCTATGCATTTTTGAAGTTTTTTAAAAAACTCTCTTTTCTTGTCGGTAAGGCTTTCCATATCCCTACATTCCAATGCAAGCTTAACTATATTAATAGTTGTGAAGGATAGATTCATCTGTTATTTCTTGTGCGATTTGCTTTGCCATTCCTATATCTTGTCCCATAGCTGTGTGGCTCATTGCCTTAAGTATGGCATCAGATATTTTGTTTTTATCAAATTCTATCAATCTTCCATCTCTTTTTATAACATTCATTTAGTACCCTCCTCGAATTCATTCCCAAATAATTCACTTTCATTTTTGTAAAGTTCTTTCCCCAAATATTTATGGACCTTAACTAAAAATGGTTCTTCCAATTCAGCTTTATCTAAAATTTCCTTATTAAGAAATATCATTTCCTTTTTTCCTTCAAACAGCACATATCCCTTGTTAAGTACATATATATAGTCACACATTTCATAAATAAAATTCATATCGTGACTTGAAACCACAATGGATTTTTCTTCTTTATCGCTCAGTTTTTCTAATATGTTCTTAACATTTTCTTGTGAACTGTAATCTAAGCCTGCAGTCGGTTCATCAAAAAAAATAATATTATGATTCATTGCCACCACACTTGCAATTGATACGTTCTTTCCTTCCTTCTGATTACTTAATATTTTGCCTCATAACCTCTTTTAGTTATAATTTTATTATTTTTAATATATGTTGAGCTGTTGCCCACTATTACTATGCTTAGCATATCAACCGTTTCATAATCAATTGTATCCATTGTACAAATTTGAACCTCTTGATTTTCCCTACATGCATTTTTTACTATGCCTACAGGAGTTGAATTGGATTTATATTTGCTCATTATTTCAAAAGCATTTTTCAAATAATCCGGTCGTCCCTTGCTCCGAGGGTTGTAAATGCATATTACAAAATCACCCTCTGCTGCTAAAGCAACTCTTTTATATATTAAATCAAGCGGTGTTAATAAATCACTTAAGCTTATGTGACAAAAGTCGTGCATGAGAGGTGCTCCCAATACAGCAGCAGCTGCTGTGGATGCTGTTACTCCACTGACAATCCTGACTTCTTCATCCTCTGACAATTCTAAAATCAAGCCAGCCATACCATATACCCCTGCATCTCCCGAGCTTATAACCGACACTGTCTTGCCTGTCTTTGAAATTTCTATTGCCTTTTTAACTCTATCTATTTCCTGTTTCATACCATTTGAAATAACTTCCTTTTCTTTGAGTAAATCTTCAATTAGATTTATATATGTTTTATATCCAACTATGACATCTGATTGTTCAATTGTTTCCATTGCCTTATATGTCATTGTTTCCTGGCTTCCGGGGCCTATACCCACAACGTTTATCATACTAACTCCCATCTTTTATTTATAATCTTCTTTAATCTAAAATTCCAAAATTATTTGAATAAATTATTAACTTTATTTTTAATTTATTATCAACCCTTTTATTTATATAAAATTCTGCTCTTTCCCTTATTTTGCTTAAAACTTTGTTTTCAATATTTTCCCTTATTAAAATTTCAACTACTTGTTCGGTAGTAATACATGATAAAATTTCTTTAATTACTTCCTTTCCTACTCCGTATAAAGCTGCATAACAACTTAATATCTCCATCCTAAAGTCACCATTATTAGAATGAGTGTTCATCATACCCCCAGCAACTTTAACCATTTTTCCGATATGCCCAACTATTAAAATTTCATTAAAATTTAGTTCAATTGCATAGTCTAAAACTTCACCTAAGTAATTGCTAAATTTTAAGCTGTTTTCTCCTCTAATTCCTAATGATTTATCTATAAAAGACTGAGCATAATTACCTGGAAATGCTAAAAGCTCATTGTAGCCCTTTTCTTTTATAACCCTCATTTCAACCTTTAAACTTTCAACTAATGCCTTTTCACTCATTGGTTCAACTATACCTGTTGTACCTATTATAGAAATTCCTCCTTTAATGCCTAAATGCGGATTGAATGTTTTTTTGGCAACTTCTTTTCCATCTGGTGCTGAAATTATTACGCTAATACCTCCATCATATTTATATTCACGACAAACTTGTCTTAAATTATCAATTATCATCTTTCTAGGAACAGAATTTATCGCAGCACTACCTACAGGGCAATCAAGACCTTTTTGGGTAACTCGTCCTACTCCCTCACCTCCATCTATGCTAATTTTTCCAGTTTCATCAAGTTTAATTTTAGCAAAAATTAGTATACCATCTGTTACATCAGGATCATCACCACTGTCTTTTTTTACACAGCAACTTACTCCTTGACAATCAAAAGTAGGATCTATTATTTCAATTAAAACCTTATTTTCATTAGGCAGTTGAACATAAACTTTATTTACTATTTCTCCAGAAAAAATCATACGAGCTGCTGCCACTGCCGCTGCTGTAGCACATGTTCCCGTCGTATAACCACATCTTAACTTTTTGCCATTTTTAATAATAAACTCTTTCATAATTTTCTCCAAAATAAAAAAGTCTTCCAATTTTCGGAAGACGTAATAAGCTTATAATATTCTCATATCAATAAATTTATTTTAGATAATCCTCCCGAAAATCTACAAATACTAAACTTGGCAGGTCTCCTGACTATCGGTTCATCTAATGTTCACCTTCCCATGTTTTAAAACACAGTGGTATAAAAGCATTATCACCTTTCACAGTAGCGGGGGCTGTAACAGATTCGACTGTTTTCCCTATTAAAACTTACGTTACCAAATTTATCAATATTCTATTTGTTTTGAATTATATATTAAGTTCATTTGAATGTCAACAGCCAAATTAAACTATTATAGAGATAAAGGCTTGTTTTTACCCATAATAATAATTTTTAGTTATTATAAGAGGAATTTTTCATAAGATTAAATAAGAAAATAAATTGGGGGAGCTTATGGAAAATACTATTAAGAAAATTAATATAATATTTGCAATAGCATTATTAATTGTAATAATTATTACTCTTTGTATTGATACTACAAAGTCTACAGAAACTATAGATGCATCAGAAAAAGAAATATCAAATAAAATAAAAATTCTCATTGATCCTGGTCACGGAGGAGTTGACCAAGGAGCATCTGGTAATCTAAAAAAACCTGAAGCACCAATAAATTTAGAAATATCACAAAAATTAATGAAATTTTTAGAAGCAAGCGGCTTTGAGGTTTTTATGACACGTTATGAAGATAAAGGTTTATACACAGAAAAATCTACTACTATAAGAGCCAAAAAAAATGAAGACTTAGCTAACAGAGTAAAGGCAATTAATAACTCTGAAGCTGACTTAGCAATTTCTATACATCTTAATTCTTTTACTCAAAAGCAATATTATGGAGCACATGTATTTTATCAAAAAAAATTTGATACAACTAAAGTAGCTGCCGATATTTTACAGGATAATATGATAAAAATACTTGATAACAGTAATAATAGAGTTGCTCAAATTAAAAAAGATATAAAAATAATGGATGATACTAATATTCCAACAATACTAATTGAATGTGGATTTCTTTCAAACGCTGAAGAAGAAAAAAAGTTAATTTCAGAAGAATATCAAGAAAAAATTGCATGGGCTATTTACGCAGGACTAATTCAATACTTTAATCAATTGTAATCAATCACTATATTCTAACAGATTTCACTAGCAATTGCTTCACACTGTTTCAACGAGTTATATATTGCCTCGTTATAAGTATGGAGACTTGCTTTTTTTTGTTATTTTGAGATTTTTTGTAAAAATACTCGTTATTTAACATATTTTAATTGAAATAACAAACATTTTGTAGTATAATTTATTAGATGTATTTAAATGGAGGACAGTTATGAATTTTAAGGAAATCGAATCTTTTTTAAATAGTATAAAATCTGTCATATCATGCAAAATTATTGCTGATAAAAATAACATTACTGAAATACATGTATTGTCAGATAGCAGTAGACACACTAAACAAGTAGCTAGAGATATACGTTCAACTTTATTGTCACAATTCGATATAGTTGTTGATTATAAAGTAATCAGTGTGGCACAAATTATAAAAAATTTATACATTAATTCTAATTTCAGACTTGTATATGAAGGACATACAAACGAATTTACTTCTGACAGAGTAAAAATATGTACAATTCTTTCTTGGGATGATAAAGAATATACAGGTGAATCTGATGGAATTAAATCAGAAAAAAACACACTGAATGTAGCTGCAATGTCTGCCCTTGATGCTATAAAAAATGCAATTGGATTAGATTGTTTCATTGTTGAAGATATTCAATTAGCAAAAATAGCTGGACAAGATACTATTTTAACAGCAATTACACATATAGACCATGGTACAGAAGATGTACTAATTGGTTCCTCAATGATAGTGAATAATAAAATAGATTCTGTTATAAAATCAACATTAAATGCAATAAACCGTAAAATATGTTTATATTTTAAAGAATGATTGGGCTGACAAAACTTTTAAAACTAGCGTAGCGAATCCTTCCTGTTCTCTTAGCGAACAGAGCAGAGATATCTTTAGGAGGGGTTTAAATGAAAAAGTTAATGCCTATAATCGCATCAATAGTTGCTTTAATATTAGCAAGTGGTGCAAACTATACAGCACTTTAAGAAAATATAATTATGTCAGCCCTTCATTATATATGTGAGGTATAAAAATGAATATTAAATTACAAAAAAAAAATCTTCAATTATATACATATGTTTTTATACTATCTCTTTTAGCTATTGTAGTTTTAGCATTTTTAATAAAGTCATATCAAATAACAGATATAACATTACTTATTGTATTTTCAATTCTTTCAGCTATTGCTGAAACTTTTCTAATACCTTTACCTGTATTTGGAGCAATATCCGTCAGCTTCGCATTAACATTCTCATCAATTTTATTAACCGATCCACTAACTGCAGCAATAATAACAGTTTCAGGCGTTTTCTTTAGATGTCCATATGTAGATGGTAGAGGTAGAGTTAACATATTAAATAGTCAAATTTATAAAACTATATTTAATATAAGTCAAAGCATAATAAATGCAGGAATAGCTGGTGTTATATATGTGTATACAGATAAAGTTTTTAATTTTGGTTTTGATTTCTATAACCCTATTGCCGGCTTATTAACTTTAATTGTATACTTATTACTTAATTCTTGTTTTATGGCAAAATTAATGTCTATAATACTAGCCGAAAGCTTTGCTAACGTATGGAGAAATTATCTATTAGGATTCATAAATATTGCATTAGTTAGTCTTTTAGGAATAGTAATTGCTTTTTCATATAATAGCTATAGTTTAGGAGGAATATTATTATTCTTCATTCCACTACTTCTTGCTAGATACACATTTAAATTATATTTAGATATGAGAAAAAATTATTTTGATACAATAAATATGCTTATCCGCACAATAGAAGCTAATGACCCTTATACAAGTGGTCATTCCATGCGTGTCAGTAATTATGCTGAAAGTATAGCTAGAAAGTTAAATTTACCTCAAAATAAGATAGATATCTTAAAAAGTGCTGCTTTACTTCATGATATAGGAAAGATTGGAATTGATAAAAAAATATTAAATAAAACTGGAAAATTAGAGGATTATGAATTTGAAATAATTAAAAAACATTCAGAAATAGGAGCTACAATAATATCTGATTTAAGTTACATGGCTAATATTTCTGATATTATAAAACATCATCATGAAAGAAATGATGGTAAAGGTTATCCAGACGGGCTTAGTTATAATAATATTCCACTGGAAACATCTATTTTAACAATTGCTGATTCCTTTGATGCTATGACATCAGACAGGCCTTACAGATATGCCTTATCTTTGGATGATGCCCTAGAACAAATAATGTCAAATTCTGGTACTCAATTTAATCCAGACATAACTGATAATGCTATAATTGCATTAAAAGAAACTTATTTAAAACTATCACAATTGAATAGTGGGTGAATTATGCTTATAGAAATGGTAATTATATCAATAATATCTTTAATTATATTAATGATACGAAAAAGAAAAACTGTAATTTTATCAAAAATAGATATAGAAATAAAGGGTTACAAAATAATTATAATAATGGCAATAATAGAAATTACTGCTCAATTTTTATTTAAAAGATTCAATAACAGTAATTTATTGCAGATATTATCTTTAAATTGGTTGATTTATCTCGGAATACTAATTATAGCTATTATAAATATTAAAAAACATTATATGAAAATATTTTTAATTGGAACACTATTAAACTTTATTGCTATAATTACAAATAATTTTAAAATGCCAGTTTTAGTTTCTGAAAGCCTTTTAAATTATAAAGCTAATATATTATTTTTAAAATCGGGGCAAGATTTGGTACATTCATTACTTACAGATGCTACACACTTTAAAATATTATGTGATATCATAACATTACCTCCACCCTATCCTTTCGTTAAAGCAATAAGTATTGGTGATGTTTTTCTTTTAATTGGTGTTTTTATCTTTTGGCAAGAAACTTTTGGTAACAAAGAAAGAGAGAATGCATAAATCCAATAATAATCTACTTTATACTAAAACATATATTGGCTAACTATAAAAGCTGCTAGTAACGATGCTACATGAGCAATAATTCCTACTTTAACAGTATAACGAGTCTGAGTTATACCTACAGCACCAAAATAAACTGCTATAGTATAAAATAGCGTTTCTGAAGAACCCATCATAACAGAAGCACATCTACCGATTAAAGAATCAGCTCCATATTTTTCGATTATTGTTTGAACAACTCCTAATGATCCTCCACCTGACAACGGTTTTATAATTACTAAAGATAATAACTCTGAGGGAAATCCTATTTTTGAAAAAATGGGACTTAATAATTTTACTATAAATTCTTCAGCTCCTGATTGTATAAATAAATTAATTGCAAAAATTATTGCTAATATATATGGAAATATTTTTAAAGCTGACATTGCACCTTCTAATGCTCCTTCAATAAATTCTGAATAAATGTCTACATCTTTTATTATTCCATAAACTAAAATCACACCTATTAATACAGGTAAAATCAAATCAGATATATTCATGATATTTAAATCCTTTCATAGTATTTAGCAAAAACAACAGCAATTATAGTAGAAAAAGTTGTTGCTAATAATGTAGGCATAATTATATCTGTTGGATTTACAGCCCCTGCTTCTGCCCTAATCTTTATAATACTCAAAGGGAGTAACTGTATGGATGATATATTTATAATTAAAAGCATGCACATAGAATTAGTTGCAATTTTTTTATTTTTATTTGTCTTTTGAATTTCTTGCATTGCTTTAATACCGAGAGCAGTTGCAGAATTTCCCATTCCAAGAAAATTTGCTGCTATTGTCATTATTATTGCATTAACTGCTAGAGAATTATTTTGAATATCTTTAAATAAAAATTTAATTAACGGCCTTATTACATAAGCAATTTTATTTAGTATTCCTGATTTTTCTACTATACGCATCATACCAGTCCAAAAAGCCATAATGGAAACCAAGCTTAATATTAAATCTACAGATTTTTGTATGTCATAAAATAAAATATTAGAAATTACCTCAGGTTTATTATTTAAAAAGGAAAAAATTAATCCAAGTCCTATCAACCCAAACCAAATATTTCTCAAATATAACCATCCTTTCATTCAAATATTAAAACACAAAAAAACAAACATATTATTTAATAATATGTTTGTTTCCATTTATAAATACATATTTTGTATATCTATCTTTAAATCACATCACATTCTCTATTAACTCTTTCTACTTTTATTTCTAAAACTTTTTTTGCTTCTGCTTTTGTAACGGTAATATCCAAATTTTTATATGAAATTTTATCTCCTTCTTCAGGAATTTCTTCAAAAATCATCGTAAGCCATCCATTAACAGTAGTAACATCTAGTTCTTCGTCCTGTTCAATATCAAATAAATCAAACATATCATCAATATCTGCATTACAGGATATAAGAAACTTTTCATCTCCTACTTTCTTAAACCATTCTATTACCTTGTCATGCTCATCCCAAATTTCACCTACAAGTTCTTCTATTATATCTTCCATCGTCACTAAGCCTTCTGTACCACCGTACTCATCTATAACTATTGCCATATGAGCTTTTGACAATTGTAAGTCCCTTAACAATTCTGATATTTTTTTATTGGGTGTTATAAATAAAACCTTTGATATAAGTTTTTTAATATTCTTTTCTTTTCGATTAAGTGATTGATAAAAATCTTTTTCATGTAAAACACCAATTATATGATCAATATCTCCTTGAAAAACAGGAAGTCTTGAATATCCACTGATTAAAAAAATATCTTTTATATGTTCCAGACTATCATTTTCTTCAATTCCCAATATATCAATTCTAGGTGTATAAATATCTTCAACTATAGTTTCGTTAAATTCTATAGCAGAT
This region includes:
- a CDS encoding HD-GYP domain-containing protein — protein: MNIKLQKKNLQLYTYVFILSLLAIVVLAFLIKSYQITDITLLIVFSILSAIAETFLIPLPVFGAISVSFALTFSSILLTDPLTAAIITVSGVFFRCPYVDGRGRVNILNSQIYKTIFNISQSIINAGIAGVIYVYTDKVFNFGFDFYNPIAGLLTLIVYLLLNSCFMAKLMSIILAESFANVWRNYLLGFINIALVSLLGIVIAFSYNSYSLGGILLFFIPLLLARYTFKLYLDMRKNYFDTINMLIRTIEANDPYTSGHSMRVSNYAESIARKLNLPQNKIDILKSAALLHDIGKIGIDKKILNKTGKLEDYEFEIIKKHSEIGATIISDLSYMANISDIIKHHHERNDGKGYPDGLSYNNIPLETSILTIADSFDAMTSDRPYRYALSLDDALEQIMSNSGTQFNPDITDNAIIALKETYLKLSQLNSG
- a CDS encoding nucleoside recognition domain-containing protein yields the protein MRNIWFGLIGLGLIFSFLNNKPEVISNILFYDIQKSVDLILSLVSIMAFWTGMMRIVEKSGILNKIAYVIRPLIKFLFKDIQNNSLAVNAIIMTIAANFLGMGNSATALGIKAMQEIQKTNKNKKIATNSMCMLLIINISSIQLLPLSIIKIRAEAGAVNPTDIIMPTLLATTFSTIIAVVFAKYYERI
- a CDS encoding spore maturation protein, which gives rise to MNISDLILPVLIGVILVYGIIKDVDIYSEFIEGALEGAMSALKIFPYILAIIFAINLFIQSGAEEFIVKLLSPIFSKIGFPSELLSLVIIKPLSGGGSLGVVQTIIEKYGADSLIGRCASVMMGSSETLFYTIAVYFGAVGITQTRYTVKVGIIAHVASLLAAFIVSQYMF
- a CDS encoding N-acetylmuramoyl-L-alanine amidase, producing MENTIKKINIIFAIALLIVIIITLCIDTTKSTETIDASEKEISNKIKILIDPGHGGVDQGASGNLKKPEAPINLEISQKLMKFLEASGFEVFMTRYEDKGLYTEKSTTIRAKKNEDLANRVKAINNSEADLAISIHLNSFTQKQYYGAHVFYQKKFDTTKVAADILQDNMIKILDNSNNRVAQIKKDIKIMDDTNIPTILIECGFLSNAEEEKKLISEEYQEKIAWAIYAGLIQYFNQL
- the cbiD gene encoding cobalt-precorrin-5B (C(1))-methyltransferase CbiD, which codes for MKEFIIKNGKKLRCGYTTGTCATAAAVAAARMIFSGEIVNKVYVQLPNENKVLIEIIDPTFDCQGVSCCVKKDSGDDPDVTDGILIFAKIKLDETGKISIDGGEGVGRVTQKGLDCPVGSAAINSVPRKMIIDNLRQVCREYKYDGGISVIISAPDGKEVAKKTFNPHLGIKGGISIIGTTGIVEPMSEKALVESLKVEMRVIKEKGYNELLAFPGNYAQSFIDKSLGIRGENSLKFSNYLGEVLDYAIELNFNEILIVGHIGKMVKVAGGMMNTHSNNGDFRMEILSCYAALYGVGKEVIKEILSCITTEQVVEILIRENIENKVLSKIRERAEFYINKRVDNKLKIKLIIYSNNFGILD
- the cobJ gene encoding precorrin-3B C(17)-methyltransferase; the protein is MINVVGIGPGSQETMTYKAMETIEQSDVIVGYKTYINLIEDLLKEKEVISNGMKQEIDRVKKAIEISKTGKTVSVISSGDAGVYGMAGLILELSEDEEVRIVSGVTASTAAAAVLGAPLMHDFCHISLSDLLTPLDLIYKRVALAAEGDFVICIYNPRSKGRPDYLKNAFEIMSKYKSNSTPVGIVKNACRENQEVQICTMDTIDYETVDMLSIVIVGNSSTYIKNNKIITKRGYEAKY
- a CDS encoding DUF5317 domain-containing protein, with product MLIEMVIISIISLIILMIRKRKTVILSKIDIEIKGYKIIIIMAIIEITAQFLFKRFNNSNLLQILSLNWLIYLGILIIAIINIKKHYMKIFLIGTLLNFIAIITNNFKMPVLVSESLLNYKANILFLKSGQDLVHSLLTDATHFKILCDIITLPPPYPFVKAISIGDVFLLIGVFIFWQETFGNKERENA